One Ethanoligenens harbinense YUAN-3 genomic window carries:
- the rlmD gene encoding 23S rRNA (uracil(1939)-C(5))-methyltransferase RlmD, with translation MALKKNTEWTLPITGVTQDGQGVGRVDDMVVFTPGCARGDTVRVQIVAVRARYAFGRLLAVEQPSPERIPVDCPVFSRCGGCVFRHICYEEELRLKEERVRDALHRIAKLEIEPEPIVGCEQTLAYRNKAQYPVGWRDGRPVFGFYAPRSHRIVSAEECLLQPSVFKNVLGAFERWMLENDVSTYDEQTGKGVLRHVFLRQAPSTGELMICAVVNGGAGRLPNREQLIRYCLDAAPQTKSIVLNRNTAHTNVILGDTCETLWGADRITDVLCGLRFSLSPLSFYQVNSRQAERLYHAAAEFADLRKTDVLLDLYCGVGTIGLSMAGAVGRLIGVEVVPDAVADAKRNAAGNGIENADFFCADAGEATVRLQQQGLAPDVVVVDPPRKGLDAAAVTAVVQMAPSRVVYISCNPETLARDLTLFAEEGYVCTRLRPYDLFPRTAHVECCALLVKR, from the coding sequence ATGGCACTGAAGAAAAATACGGAATGGACGCTGCCGATCACCGGCGTCACACAGGATGGCCAGGGGGTCGGCCGTGTGGACGATATGGTGGTGTTTACGCCGGGCTGCGCGCGCGGGGATACGGTGCGCGTGCAGATCGTGGCGGTGCGTGCGCGTTATGCCTTCGGTAGGTTGCTTGCGGTGGAGCAACCGTCGCCCGAGCGCATCCCGGTGGACTGCCCGGTGTTTTCGCGCTGCGGCGGATGCGTGTTTCGGCATATTTGTTATGAGGAGGAACTGCGTCTGAAGGAAGAGCGGGTGAGGGACGCCCTGCATCGCATCGCTAAGCTGGAGATTGAGCCGGAACCGATTGTTGGCTGCGAACAGACACTGGCCTACCGCAACAAGGCTCAGTATCCGGTCGGCTGGCGGGACGGCAGGCCGGTGTTCGGGTTTTATGCACCGCGCAGCCACCGCATCGTTTCTGCAGAGGAGTGCCTGCTCCAGCCATCCGTCTTTAAAAACGTGCTGGGCGCGTTCGAGCGCTGGATGCTGGAAAACGATGTATCGACGTATGACGAGCAGACGGGCAAAGGCGTTCTGCGGCATGTGTTCCTGCGGCAGGCCCCATCTACCGGCGAATTGATGATCTGCGCGGTGGTCAACGGCGGCGCGGGCAGGTTACCGAACAGAGAACAACTCATTCGCTATTGTCTGGATGCCGCGCCGCAAACCAAAAGCATCGTGCTCAACCGTAACACGGCGCACACCAATGTAATCCTCGGTGACACCTGTGAAACCCTCTGGGGCGCGGACCGTATCACCGATGTACTCTGTGGGCTGCGTTTTTCTCTGTCCCCGCTTTCGTTCTATCAGGTCAACAGCCGGCAGGCGGAGCGGCTCTATCACGCGGCGGCAGAGTTTGCGGATCTGCGGAAGACCGATGTGTTGCTGGACTTGTACTGCGGTGTGGGTACCATCGGCCTGTCGATGGCCGGAGCGGTCGGGCGGCTGATCGGCGTGGAAGTGGTGCCGGATGCGGTAGCCGACGCCAAACGCAATGCGGCGGGAAACGGCATCGAAAACGCCGACTTTTTCTGCGCGGATGCGGGCGAGGCTACGGTGCGCCTGCAGCAACAGGGCCTGGCGCCCGATGTAGTGGTGGTGGACCCGCCGCGTAAAGGGCTGGACGCGGCGGCCGTCACAGCGGTCGTACAGATGGCACCGTCGCGGGTGGTGTATATCTCCTGCAACCCGGAAACGCTGGCACGTGATCTTACGCTGTTTGCGGAAGAGGGGTATGTTTGCACGCGTCTGCGCCCGTATGATTTGTTTCCGCGGACCGCGCATGTGGAATGTTGCGCGCTTTTGGTGAAGCGCTGA
- a CDS encoding D-alanyl-D-alanine carboxypeptidase family protein translates to MALPVQAKSTSTKQQSASAGAADTSGAPALACATGLVADADTGQIYYQKDMHNRMYPASITKILTALVSVENGDPSDVITVPQDVTQAQGSSVANIALVPGDTITMEQLEYTMFLASANDSAIAIADHIGGSVSGFVDMMNQKATALGAKDSHFSTPNGLPDPNNYTSAYDMALITRAAAQNPTLMRYFSARSFTLPVSALRKGAQSFTTLHKMMKKTAYYDADVEAGKTGWETMSGNTLVTVAQKNGRTLIAVVLDGANSEAIYGDTRHLLDYAFAQPADPTADKLETPQVKAEATAAVAANPSRQAAKMQSSSGARWSVPTEMLAVTCLGLLICTVVALVCWRVRRRGFLD, encoded by the coding sequence ATGGCCCTGCCTGTGCAGGCAAAATCGACGTCAACCAAGCAGCAGAGTGCGTCTGCGGGAGCCGCCGATACGAGTGGCGCTCCGGCTCTGGCGTGCGCGACCGGTTTGGTGGCGGATGCGGATACCGGGCAGATTTATTATCAGAAAGACATGCATAATCGGATGTATCCGGCCAGCATCACCAAGATTCTCACCGCGCTGGTTTCGGTGGAAAACGGCGACCCGTCCGATGTGATTACGGTGCCGCAGGATGTCACACAGGCGCAGGGCTCTAGCGTGGCGAATATTGCGCTGGTTCCGGGGGATACCATCACAATGGAACAGTTGGAATATACCATGTTCCTGGCTTCCGCCAATGATTCCGCCATTGCCATCGCGGATCATATCGGCGGCTCGGTGAGCGGCTTTGTGGATATGATGAACCAGAAGGCAACGGCGCTTGGCGCGAAGGACAGCCATTTTTCTACTCCGAACGGCTTGCCCGACCCCAACAATTACACTTCCGCTTACGACATGGCGCTTATCACGCGGGCGGCCGCACAAAACCCCACGCTGATGCGGTATTTCAGCGCGCGCTCTTTTACGCTGCCGGTTTCCGCACTGCGGAAAGGGGCGCAATCGTTCACCACGCTGCACAAAATGATGAAGAAGACGGCCTATTATGATGCGGATGTGGAGGCCGGCAAGACCGGATGGGAAACGATGTCCGGCAACACACTGGTGACGGTGGCCCAAAAAAACGGGCGTACGCTGATCGCCGTGGTGCTGGACGGCGCGAACTCCGAGGCCATCTATGGGGATACGCGCCACCTGCTGGATTATGCGTTCGCACAGCCGGCCGACCCGACTGCCGACAAGTTGGAAACGCCGCAGGTGAAGGCGGAGGCAACCGCCGCGGTTGCGGCCAATCCGTCCCGCCAGGCGGCCAAGATGCAGTCTTCCTCCGGGGCACGATGGAGTGTTCCTACAGAGATGCTGGCCGTAACCTGTCTGGGCCTCCTGATCTGCACCGTGGTCGCGCTGGTGTGCTGGCGTGTCCGCAGACGTGGATTTCTGGATTGA